The Juglans microcarpa x Juglans regia isolate MS1-56 chromosome 2S, Jm3101_v1.0, whole genome shotgun sequence genome has a window encoding:
- the LOC121252211 gene encoding glucan endo-1,3-beta-glucosidase 2-like: MAVVILLLLLLAASAVAADEDAFIGVNIGTDLSDMPHPTQVVALLKAQQIRHVRLYNADRAMLLALANTGIQVMVSVPNEQLLGIGQSNSTAANWVSHNVVAHYPATNITTISVGSEVLTAIPNAATVLVNALKFIHSALVASNLDRQIKVSTPLSSSIILDSFPPSQAFFNHTWNPVLVPMFNFLQSTGSFFMLNVYPYYDYMQSNGVIPLDYALFKPLPPNKEAVDANTLLHYSNVFDAMVDAAYFAMAFLNFTNIPVMVTESGWPSKGDSNEPDATVENANAYNSNLIRHVLNKTGTPKHPGIAVSTYIYELYNEDMKLGPVSEKNWGLFDANGSPIYILHLTGSGMVLANDTSNQTYCTARDGADSKMLQAALDWACGPGKVDCSPLLQGKPCYEPDNVLAHATYAFDTYYHQMGKDSGSCDFNGVAAITTTDPSHGSCIFPGSVGKNGSLVNITAPSMNSTSSDSSGHSIYSSGLTSVLIIVGVLIWSAVFL; encoded by the exons ATGGCTGTGGttatccttcttcttcttctgttagCAGCTTCTGCAGTAGCAGCTGATGAAG ATGCATTTATTGGTGTGAACATTGGAACAGACCTCTCCGACATGCCTCATCCAACTCAAGTTGTAGCCCTCCTCAAAGCCCAGCAAATCCGACATGTCCGCCTATACAATGCCGACCGTGCCATGCTCCTTGCACTTGCAAACACGGGCATCCAAGTCATGGTCTCTGTCCCTAATGAACAGCTCCTTGGAATTGGCCAATCAAATTCCACTGCAGCTAACTGGGTCTCCCACAATGTTGTAGCGCATTACCCAGCCACCAATATCACAACCATATCTGTTGGTTCTGAGGTACTAACGGCCATTCCAAATGCAGCCACAGTTCTCGTCAATGCCCTCAAGTTCATTCATTCTGCACTTGTGGCGTCTAATCTTGACCGTCAAATTAAAGTTTCAACACCTCTTTCTTCATCTATTATCCTTGATTCATTCCCTCCTTCCCAAGCCTTCTTTAATCACACATGGAATCCGGTTTTGGTTCCTATGTTCAATTTCTTGCAGTCCACTGGCTCGTTTTTCATGCTCAACGTATACCCTTATTATGACTATATGCAATCAAATGGAGTAATTCCCTTAGATTATGCACTCTTCAagcctctccctccaaataaaGAAGCTGTCGATGCTAATACTCTTCTCCATTACTCCAATGTATTTGATGCAATGGTGGATGCAGCAtactttgcaatggcttttctAAATTTTACCAACATTCCTGTGATGGTGACAGAATCTGGCTGGCCCTCAAAAGGCGATTCTAATGAACCCGATGCAACAGTAGAAAATGCCAATGCTTATAACAGCAATTTGATAAGGCATGTGCTTAACAAAACTGGAACTCCAAAACACCCTGGAATTGCTGTTAGTACCTATATTTACGAGCTCTATAATGAGGATATGAAACTTGGACCGGTCTCAGAGAAGAACTGGGGATTGTTCGATGCAAATGGATCACCCATTTACATTTTACACTTGACAGGATCAGGAATGGTATTAGCAAATGATACGTCGAACCAAACTTACTGTACTGCCAGGGATGGTGCTGACTCAAAGATGCTGCAGGCTGCATTAGATTGGGCTTGCGGACCAGGCAAGGTGGATTGCTCACCACTGTTGCAGGGAAAACCATGCTATGAACCAGACAATGTGCTTGCACATGCAACGTATGCTTTTGACACATACTATCATCAGATGGGGAAGGATTCCGGGTCATGTGACTTCAATGGGGTTGCTGCGATCACAACCACAGATCCAA GTCATGGTTCTTGTATATTTCCAGGAag